One window of the Periophthalmus magnuspinnatus isolate fPerMag1 chromosome 6, fPerMag1.2.pri, whole genome shotgun sequence genome contains the following:
- the kxd1 gene encoding kxDL motif-containing protein 1 codes for MGEPTASGVFCNRMLSMVNSEDVNAIIQAQRHMLDRFEKTNEMLINFNGLSNVRLQQMNERFLLHTRTLVEMKKDLDSVFRRIRTLKGKIAKQYPEAFSNIHESPILDDDDDEFDPVPPSVATTTATATPEQSTESCDTSPDIASPTVSRCSEDLSQEPPDMPTSEGQEISMLRDEGPDSVPAE; via the exons ATGGGAGAGCCCACAGCCTCTGGCGTCTTCTGTAACAGGATGCTGAGCATGGTGAACTCTGAGGATGTGAATGCCATTATCCAGGCTCAGAGACACAT GCTAGACCGCTTTGAGAAAACCAATGAAATGCTGATAAACTTCAATGGACTGTCAAATGTGAGACTGCAGCAGATGAACGAGCGCTTTCTGCTCCACACCAGGACGCTGGTGGAGATGAAGAAAGACTTGGACAGTGTCTTTAGAAGAATCAG GACTCTGAAGGGAAAGATTGCAAAGCAGTACCCTGAGGCTTTTAGCA ACATCCATGAGTCACCCATTCtggatgatgatgacgatgaatTTGACCCTGTGCCACCCAGCGTTGCCACAACAACTGCCACAGCCACTCCCGAACAGAGCACAGAGTCATGTGACACAAGTCCAGACATCGCCTCGCCCACAGTGAGCAGGTGCTCCGAGGACCTGTCTCAAGAACCCCCTGACATGCCCACTTCTGAAGGACAAGAGATCTCTATGCTACGGGACGAGGGGCCAGACTCTGTACCTGCTGAATAG
- the sinhcaf gene encoding SIN3-HDAC complex-associated factor produces the protein MFGFHKPKMYRSLDGCCICRAKSSSSRFTDSKRYEKDFKSCFGLSETRSGEICNACVLLVKRWKKLPVGTKKNWNHVVDARGGPSLKLTSRPKKIKSISKKARPSQISRLQKELKRNNSDAHSTTSSASPAQSPSYSNLSDDGSDTELSPGSSRSPVFSFLDLTYWKRQKVCCGIIYKGRFGEVLIDPHLFKPCCRKKQRQQQQQQRRPEEEEEEEEEEEEDEEEVELGPGGAPDVGRQKSPAHQPEEETEMPACEESAPRCVTVTTSPTRSMAVAEEAW, from the exons ATGTTTGGCTTCCACAAGCCGAAGATGTACAGGAGTCTGGACGGCTGTTGTATCTGCCGCGCAAAGTCCTCCAGCTCCCGTTTTACTGACAGCAAGCGGTACGAAAAGGACTTCAAGAGTTGCTTCGG GTTGAGTGAGACCCGATCTGGGGAAATTTGTAATGCCTGTGTCCTTTTGGTCAAACGCTGGAAAAAGCTTCCAGTGGGCACCAAAAAGAACTGGAATCAC GTGGTAGATGCCAGGGGAGGTCCCAGCCTGAAGCTCACATCACGGCCTAAGAAGATCAAGTCCATTTCAAAGAAAGCACGGCCGAGCCAGATCAGCAGACTGCAGAAAGAGCTCAAGAGGAACA ACTCAGATGCCCACAGCACCACCTCCAGTGCTTCTCCAGCCCAGTCTCCCAGCTACAGTAACCTGTCCGATGATGGCTCTGACACAGAGCTGAGTCCGGGCTCAAGTCGCTCTCCAGTTTTCTCCTTCCTGGATCTAACGTACTGGAAGAG GCAAAAGGTGTGCTGTGGCATCATCTACAAGGGCCGCTTTGGGGAGGTACTCATTGACCCCCATTTGTTCAAACCATGCTGCCGCAAAAAGCAGcgccaacagcagcagcagcagaggcgaccggaggaggaggaagaggaggaggaagaagaggaggaggacgaggaggaggtggagctggGCCCGGGCGGAGCACCAGATGTTGGCAGGCAGAAATCCCCAGCACAccagccagaggaggagacagagatgCCAGCATGTGAAGAGTCTGCTCCACGGTGTGTTACCGTGACAACCTCTCCAACCAGGAGCATGGCTGTCGCCGAGGAagcttggtaa
- the LOC117371798 gene encoding endoplasmic reticulum-Golgi intermediate compartment protein 2-like isoform X1 produces the protein MRRLTKKKALNLVKELDAFPKIPDSYVESTASGGTVSLIAFTFMALLAFLEFFVYRDTWMKYEYEVDKDFTSKLRINIDITVAMKCQYIGADVLDLAETMVASDGLEYEPVNFELSPLQRIWQLTLWHIQERLRVEHSLQDVLFKSALNIAPPSAIKNDDSSAPLNACRIHGHLYVNKVAGNFHITVGKSIPHPRGHAHLAALVSHDSFNFSHRINHLSFGEMIPGIISTLDGTEKVSTESNHMFQYFITIVPTKLNTYKITADTHQYSVTERERVINHAAGSHGVSGIFMKYDISSLMIRVTEQHMPLWQFLVRLCGIVGGIFSTTGMLHGMVGFLVDIICCRFKMGIYRNFKETSLTVQENSETSPLKENHNEH, from the exons ATGAGGAGATTGACTAAAAAGAAAGCGTTGAACTTGGTGAAGGAGTTGGATGCTTTTCCTAAAATTCCCGACAGCTATGTGGAGTCAACAGCCAGTGGTGGGACAG tgtcTCTGATAGCCTTCACTTTCATGGCACTCCTGGCGTTTCTGGAGTTCTTTGTGTACAGAGACACGTGGATGAAATACGAGTATGAAGTGGACAAAGATTTTACAAG taaattgAGGATCAACATTGATATTACTGTTGCCATGAAGTGCCAat ACATAGGTGCTGATGTCCTGGATCTGGCAGAAACCATGGTGGCCTCAGATGGTTTAGAATATGAGCCA GTAAATTTTGAGCTTTCTCCTCTTCAAAGAATATGGCAATT aaCTCTTTGGCACATCCAGGAGCGCCTCAGAGTAGAGCATTCTCTTCAAGATGTGCTATTCAAGTCTGCCCTAAACATAGCCCCACCATCGGCAATCAAAAA CGATGACAGTTCAGCACCTCTGAATGCATGCAGGATTCATGGGCACCTGTATGTTAACAAGGTAGCAGGGAACTTCCATATTACAGTTGGCAA GTCCATCCCACACCCCAGAGGTCACGCCCATCTAGCAGCTTTAGTTAGTCATGACT CTTTTAATTTTTCCCATCGGATCAACCACTTGTCTTTTGGAGAGATGATTCCAGGGATTATAAGTACTCTAGATGGCACTGAAAAAGTCTCCACTGAAT CTAATCACATGTTCCAGTATTTCATCACCATCGTGCCTACAAAACTCAATACCTACAAGATCACAGCAGACACACATCAGTACTCCGTCACAGAGCGG GAGAGGGTGATAAACCATGCAGCGGGCAGTCATGGCGTCTCGGGGATCTTTATGAAGTATGACATCAGCTCTCTGATGATCCGGGTCACTGAGCAGCACATGCCCCTGTGGCAGTTCCTCGTGCGGCTTTGCGGCATTGTAGGAGGCATCTTCTCCACTACAG GTATGCTGCACGGTATGGTAGGCTTTTTGGTCGACATTATTTGCTGCCGTTTCAAAATGGGAATTTATCGAAATTTCAAA gAGACATCTCTGACTGTGCAGGAAAACAGTGAAACGTCACCACTAAAAGAAAATCACAATGAACATTAA
- the LOC117371798 gene encoding endoplasmic reticulum-Golgi intermediate compartment protein 2-like isoform X2, protein MRRLTKKKALNLVKELDAFPKIPDSYVESTASGGTVSLIAFTFMALLAFLEFFVYRDTWMKYEYEVDKDFTSKLRINIDITVAMKCQYIGADVLDLAETMVASDGLEYEPVNFELSPLQRIWQLTLWHIQERLRVEHSLQDVLFKSALNIAPPSAIKNDDSSAPLNACRIHGHLYVNKVAGNFHITVGKSIPHPRGHAHLAALVSHDSFNFSHRINHLSFGEMIPGIISTLDGTEKVSTESNHMFQYFITIVPTKLNTYKITADTHQYSVTERERVINHAAGSHGVSGIFMKYDISSLMIRVTEQHMPLWQFLVRLCGIVGGIFSTTGMLHGMVGFLVDIICCRFKMGIYRNFKTSLTVQENSETSPLKENHNEH, encoded by the exons ATGAGGAGATTGACTAAAAAGAAAGCGTTGAACTTGGTGAAGGAGTTGGATGCTTTTCCTAAAATTCCCGACAGCTATGTGGAGTCAACAGCCAGTGGTGGGACAG tgtcTCTGATAGCCTTCACTTTCATGGCACTCCTGGCGTTTCTGGAGTTCTTTGTGTACAGAGACACGTGGATGAAATACGAGTATGAAGTGGACAAAGATTTTACAAG taaattgAGGATCAACATTGATATTACTGTTGCCATGAAGTGCCAat ACATAGGTGCTGATGTCCTGGATCTGGCAGAAACCATGGTGGCCTCAGATGGTTTAGAATATGAGCCA GTAAATTTTGAGCTTTCTCCTCTTCAAAGAATATGGCAATT aaCTCTTTGGCACATCCAGGAGCGCCTCAGAGTAGAGCATTCTCTTCAAGATGTGCTATTCAAGTCTGCCCTAAACATAGCCCCACCATCGGCAATCAAAAA CGATGACAGTTCAGCACCTCTGAATGCATGCAGGATTCATGGGCACCTGTATGTTAACAAGGTAGCAGGGAACTTCCATATTACAGTTGGCAA GTCCATCCCACACCCCAGAGGTCACGCCCATCTAGCAGCTTTAGTTAGTCATGACT CTTTTAATTTTTCCCATCGGATCAACCACTTGTCTTTTGGAGAGATGATTCCAGGGATTATAAGTACTCTAGATGGCACTGAAAAAGTCTCCACTGAAT CTAATCACATGTTCCAGTATTTCATCACCATCGTGCCTACAAAACTCAATACCTACAAGATCACAGCAGACACACATCAGTACTCCGTCACAGAGCGG GAGAGGGTGATAAACCATGCAGCGGGCAGTCATGGCGTCTCGGGGATCTTTATGAAGTATGACATCAGCTCTCTGATGATCCGGGTCACTGAGCAGCACATGCCCCTGTGGCAGTTCCTCGTGCGGCTTTGCGGCATTGTAGGAGGCATCTTCTCCACTACAG GTATGCTGCACGGTATGGTAGGCTTTTTGGTCGACATTATTTGCTGCCGTTTCAAAATGGGAATTTATCGAAATTTCAAA ACATCTCTGACTGTGCAGGAAAACAGTGAAACGTCACCACTAAAAGAAAATCACAATGAACATTAA